The following proteins come from a genomic window of Sebastes fasciatus isolate fSebFas1 chromosome 6, fSebFas1.pri, whole genome shotgun sequence:
- the mfsd3 gene encoding major facilitator superfamily domain-containing protein 3 isoform X1 encodes MNDKLVFLGLLYFVQGIPYGLQSSLLPVYLRGAGHSLTRIGFTKILYFPWVLKVLWAPLVDRVGTKRRWLVGTVSGLALTCLASAALAPEAHIWGVAGTLLAMNSLASVQDIAVDGAAVGLLKGRGELGLGNTAQVVGYKAGSVFAGGGLLAVIDVAGWSWMFMLLTFVYAGVALFVWGAPVLDDETLRGQQADGSRRGGQGSDAMRPWRVWRKMLEVPGTPWTVLYVLTYKLGEQGAVTMFPLFLLDHHMTARELGFWNGVIAMGFSICGSSLGGMLLAQFSIGAMMRRVFVLRTVSMVFQSSLLTILEPSPLMKGMAVLSMSVQHFLGGLITTLTFTTMMHCTQRAEESIQSTHYSFLATLEVLGKLTFSALAGGVVDYFGFQVAFLFFLTLSAGTALHVWTATFTGALREHQLKEQPK; translated from the exons ATGAATGACAAACTAGTCTTCCTGGGCCTGCTGTACTTTGTCCAGGGCATCCCCTATGGTCTCCAGTCCTCCCTGCTTCCTGTCTACCTGCGTGGAGCTGGTCATTCCCTCACCCGCATTGGCTTCACCAAGATCCTCTACTTCCCATGGGTCCTCAAGGTGCTCTGGGCCCCTTTAGTGGACCGGGTGGGCACCAAGCGCCGCTGGCTGGTGGGGACGGTGTCTGGGCTGGCTCTGACATGCCTCGCAAGTGCTGCCCTGGCCCCAGAGGCACATATTTGGGGTGTAGCAGGAACCCTGTTGGCCATGAACTCCTTGGCCTCCGTCCAGGATATTGCTGTAGACGGGGCCGCCGTGGGGTTGTTGAAAGGTCGTGGGGAGCTGGGCCTGGGCAACACAGCCCAAGTCGTCGGCTATAAAGCTGGATCGGTGTTTGCCGGAGGTGGGCTGCTGGCTGTGATCGACGTGGCTGGATGGAGCTGGATGTTTATGCTGCTGACGTTTGTGTACGCAGGCGTGGCTCTGTTTGTGTGGGGGGCCCCTGTGTTGGACGATGAGACTTTGAGGGGTCAACAGGCGGATGGCAGCAGGAGGGGAGGGCAGGGATCAGACGCTATGAGGCCGTGGAGAGTGTGGAGGAAGATGCTGGAAGTGCCCGGCACCCCTTGGACAGTCCTGTATGTGCTGACATACAAACTAG GTGAGCAGGGTGCAGTCACCATGTTTCCTCTTTTCCTGTTGGATCATCACATGACCGCCAGGGAGCTCGGCTTCTGGAACGGCGTCATCGCCATGGGCTTCTCCATCTGCGGGTCGTCCCTGGGAGGCATGCTGCTCGCTCAGTTCAG CATCGGGGCTATGATGCGACGTGTGTTTGTATTGCGAACCGTCAGCATGGTCTTCCAGAGCTCTCTACTCACCATACTGGAACCATCACCACTTATGAAAG GTATGGCCGTCCTGAGTATGAGCGTTCAACACTTCTTGGGCGGGCTCATCACCACGCTCACCTTCACTACCATGATGCATTGCACTCAGAGGGCAGAGGAAAGCATTCAG TCGACCCACTACAGTTTCCTGGCGACTCTGGAGGTGCTGGGGAAGCTGACGTTCAGCGCTCTGGCCGGGGGCGTGGTGGATTATTTCGGTTTCCAAGTtgccttcctcttcttcctcacgCTCTCCGCCGGGACGGCCCTGCACGTGTGGACGGCTACCTTCACTGGTGCTCTCAGGGAACACCAGCTCAAAGAGCAGCCCAAGTGA
- the mfsd3 gene encoding major facilitator superfamily domain-containing protein 3 isoform X2 produces the protein MNDKLVFLGLLYFVQGIPYGLQSSLLPVYLRGAGHSLTRIGFTKILYFPWVLKVLWAPLVDRVGTKRRWLVGTVSGLALTCLASAALAPEAHIWGVAGTLLAMNSLASVQDIAVDGAAVGLLKGRGELGLGNTAQVVGYKAGSVFAGGGLLAVIDVAGWSWMFMLLTFVYAGVALFVWGAPVLDDETLRGQQADGSRRGGQGSDAMRPWRVWRKMLEVPGTPWTVLYVLTYKLGEQGAVTMFPLFLLDHHMTARELGFWNGVIAMGFSICGSSLGGMLLAQFSIGAMMRRVFVLRTVSMVFQSSLLTILEPSPLMKGMAVLSMSVQHFLGGLITTLTFTTMMHCTQRAEESIQVISCDLNRQHILSFLPPSSSSPLLLLLCLCSIVPLRNFRSFSLVVKEGL, from the exons ATGAATGACAAACTAGTCTTCCTGGGCCTGCTGTACTTTGTCCAGGGCATCCCCTATGGTCTCCAGTCCTCCCTGCTTCCTGTCTACCTGCGTGGAGCTGGTCATTCCCTCACCCGCATTGGCTTCACCAAGATCCTCTACTTCCCATGGGTCCTCAAGGTGCTCTGGGCCCCTTTAGTGGACCGGGTGGGCACCAAGCGCCGCTGGCTGGTGGGGACGGTGTCTGGGCTGGCTCTGACATGCCTCGCAAGTGCTGCCCTGGCCCCAGAGGCACATATTTGGGGTGTAGCAGGAACCCTGTTGGCCATGAACTCCTTGGCCTCCGTCCAGGATATTGCTGTAGACGGGGCCGCCGTGGGGTTGTTGAAAGGTCGTGGGGAGCTGGGCCTGGGCAACACAGCCCAAGTCGTCGGCTATAAAGCTGGATCGGTGTTTGCCGGAGGTGGGCTGCTGGCTGTGATCGACGTGGCTGGATGGAGCTGGATGTTTATGCTGCTGACGTTTGTGTACGCAGGCGTGGCTCTGTTTGTGTGGGGGGCCCCTGTGTTGGACGATGAGACTTTGAGGGGTCAACAGGCGGATGGCAGCAGGAGGGGAGGGCAGGGATCAGACGCTATGAGGCCGTGGAGAGTGTGGAGGAAGATGCTGGAAGTGCCCGGCACCCCTTGGACAGTCCTGTATGTGCTGACATACAAACTAG GTGAGCAGGGTGCAGTCACCATGTTTCCTCTTTTCCTGTTGGATCATCACATGACCGCCAGGGAGCTCGGCTTCTGGAACGGCGTCATCGCCATGGGCTTCTCCATCTGCGGGTCGTCCCTGGGAGGCATGCTGCTCGCTCAGTTCAG CATCGGGGCTATGATGCGACGTGTGTTTGTATTGCGAACCGTCAGCATGGTCTTCCAGAGCTCTCTACTCACCATACTGGAACCATCACCACTTATGAAAG GTATGGCCGTCCTGAGTATGAGCGTTCAACACTTCTTGGGCGGGCTCATCACCACGCTCACCTTCACTACCATGATGCATTGCACTCAGAGGGCAGAGGAAAGCATTCAG GTCATCTCCTGTGACTTGAACAGACAACACATactttcttttctccctccttcttcttcttctcctcttcttcttctcctctgtctTTGTTCAATTGTGCCATTACGTAATTTTAGGTCATTTTCTTTGGTTGTCAAAGAGGGGCTGTAG